Proteins from a genomic interval of Halomonas alkaliantarctica:
- a CDS encoding ABC transporter ATP-binding protein, which translates to MTHLPHQPPSLTGQALHAGYDTRRVLDGVDIAVEEGKLTVLLGPNGSGKSTLLKTLARTLTPSDGHVYLDGKDIHRSKTREVAKRLGILPQGPVAPEGLSVKQLVGMGRFPHQGLWQKNARQDAEAIREAMAYTNVTEFAERNVDALSGGQRQRCWIAMVLAQQTDLILLDEPTTFLDLKVQVDLLELLSRLAHEKGRTLLLVLHDLNLAAAYADHLVMMCDGRIVTYGAPTDVFTAANLKRVFDLDAHVIHDPESDSPICVPRKLRQHARKTEASAAF; encoded by the coding sequence ATGACCCACCTTCCTCACCAGCCACCTAGTTTGACGGGCCAAGCCCTACACGCGGGCTATGACACTCGACGTGTACTGGATGGTGTCGACATCGCGGTCGAGGAAGGCAAACTCACGGTGCTGTTAGGTCCCAATGGAAGTGGCAAGTCGACGCTGCTGAAAACACTTGCCCGCACGCTCACACCTAGTGATGGGCATGTATATTTGGACGGCAAGGATATCCATCGCAGCAAAACACGGGAGGTGGCCAAGCGCCTGGGGATTCTCCCCCAAGGTCCGGTGGCGCCTGAGGGGCTGAGCGTAAAGCAGTTGGTGGGGATGGGGCGTTTTCCGCACCAGGGGCTATGGCAGAAAAATGCCCGGCAAGACGCCGAAGCTATTCGTGAAGCAATGGCTTATACCAACGTGACTGAGTTTGCCGAGCGCAACGTCGATGCGCTCTCCGGCGGCCAGCGCCAGCGCTGCTGGATTGCCATGGTACTGGCTCAACAAACCGATCTGATTCTGCTTGATGAGCCCACTACCTTTTTGGATCTAAAGGTGCAGGTTGATTTGCTGGAGCTACTTTCGCGCCTAGCCCATGAAAAAGGCCGCACCCTGCTACTGGTGCTCCACGATCTAAACTTGGCCGCCGCCTACGCTGACCATTTAGTAATGATGTGTGATGGCCGTATTGTCACCTACGGCGCACCCACTGACGTATTCACCGCTGCCAACCTTAAGCGCGTTTTTGACCTGGACGCCCATGTCATCCACGACCCCGAAAGCGATAGCCCGATTTGCGTACCGCGTAAACTTCGCCAGCACGCTAGGAAAACAGAAGCTTCAGCAGCGTTTTAA